A genomic window from Nematostella vectensis chromosome 9, jaNemVect1.1, whole genome shotgun sequence includes:
- the LOC125572243 gene encoding nucleolar protein dao-5-like, translated as MATMVTVAVLAVNWDSGDQTDDDKEDENKMSSDLRICLMKEQGAPSATFHPLASCAENDLCSKQTQDLDKRVKLEEKEVQALVPPRARCESRSPPVMGTKSIAKMASGSYEDASPIKHAVILSNALSAWRSIPIVLDALFPGTVAPNRCRSTSAASITSDLTILTAPPSGSSRILLPAGQQEPLLPRVNEEEALTVSKQLAAKSLASVKGPEPTQPMGKERQFKPEYTMGLLAVLARVKSRVNRLTSSNSSTIDGNRLLPMKTAALGFAEFGTALSPVLLFNIRRKDHDENSLDTALHESTLQMSKTVSAAMSTAHVNILANSRTATVASFKNVETELQQKDASSDNYNKSISSSRDIGGHMLRTVSRPLSAPMPRRSTSISDLARDLPTPRQAAHSVSLPDLTMVQTPARFSNDEQAKPSKLRLDAPKPQSALVTSTKTKAVEPQSVMASKPSSASASPSNTYRTQNTDQVKSGSSIHAPTSNEDIIKAMSSSATSPKTTERFASKPEVKDACATESPSLLTAYDIQEKINSLSIHAKETRTQKRRRRREKAKLYASLRALSNDTTPHDSKADKTQASVTEIDEDVTTTVASFKNVKTKLQQKDASSGNDNESVNSIRDIIGHMLRIVSHPSSAPMPRRSTSISDLARDLPTPKQAAQSVSLPDLTMVQTPARFSNGEQAKPSKLRLDAPKPQSALVTSTKTKAVEPQSVMASKPSSASASPSNTYRTQNTDQVKSGSSIHAPTSNKDRIKAVSSSAVAPKTSERFTTKPGSSIDAPTGTKDRIKAVSSSVTASKTSEHFATKPGSSIDAPTGNKHRIKAVSSSVTAPKTSERFATKPGSSIDAPTGKKDRIKAVSSSVTASKTTGLLVPSGLSLHALPRNIDRTSSSKSISSKRSSDSGPSAYTLRVIRENLRTSSLLVTPPERSLQTPVPPKPTKAQKRKARRVKLEMYLSMSLNTQGVHRRGSSNTPSAAKRPIKMTEDAFPTKGTSGGRQKATVIGRADASKCPTG; from the exons ATGGCGACCATGGTCACGGTAGCTGTTTTAGCAGTCAACTGGGACAGCGGAGACCAAACTGATGACGATAAAGAAGACGAGAACAAGATGTCTTCCGACTTGAGGATCTGCCTGATGAAG GAACAAGGCGCGCCTTCAGCAACGTTCCACCCCCTGGCGAGTTGCGCCGAAAATGATCTGTGCAGTAAACAGACCCAAGACTTAGACAAAAGGGTAAAACTCGAAGAAAAGGAAGTTCAAGCATTAGTTCCTCCTCGTGCGCGGTGTGAGTCCAGATCACCTCCTGTCATGGGCACCAAGTCCATCGCGAAAATGGCTTCAGGGTCATATGAAGATGCGTCGCCAATCAAACACGCGGTTATCCTTTCTAACGCTCTGAGTGCTTGGCGGTCAATTCCAATCGTCTTGGACGCTCTTTTTCCAGGCACTGTAGCACCAAACCGCTGTAGATCAACCAGCGCTGCTTCGATTACCAGTGACTTGACGATCCTCACAGCACCACCATCCGGGAGCTCCAGAATATTATTACCCGCAGGGCAACAAGAGCCTTTGCTACCAAGGGTTAATGAAGAGGAAGCACTAACTGTCAGTAAACAGCTAGCAGCCAAATCACTTGCATCAGTGAAGGGCCCAGAACCAACTCAGCCCATGGGGAAGGAGAGACAATTTAAGCCCGAGTACACCATGGGCTTGCTAGCAGTACTGGCTAGAGTAAAAAGCCGTGTTAACCGCCTGACGTCGTCCAACAGCAGCACCATTGATGGAAATCGACTACTACCAATGAAGACCGCTGCACTCGGTTTCGCTGAATTTGGCACTGCCTTGTCGCCTGTTCTGTTGTTCAATATCAGAAGAAAAGACCATGATGAGAACTCTTTAGACACCGCCCTTCATGAATCAACTTTACAGATGTCCAAAACTGTTTCGGCTGCTATGTCGACAGCACACGTGAACATCTTAGCCAACAGCCGCACTGCCACTGTTGCATCCTTTAAGAACGTGGAGACGGAGTTACAGCAAAAGGATGCTTCCAGTGACAATTATAACAAAAGTATCAGCAGCAGTAGGGATATCGGTGGTCACATGTTGAGGACCGTGAGTCGTCCATTGTCGGCGCCAATGCCAAGACGCTCTACATCTATCAGTGACCTTGCACGTGATTTGCCGACCCCGAGGCAAGCTGCTCACTCAGTATCACTCCCAGACCTGACCATGGTGCAAACTCCAGCTCGGTTTTCTAATGATGAACAAGCAAAACCATCTAAGCTGCGACTTGATGCACCAAAACCTCAATCGGCGCTGGTGACGTCGACAAAAACCAAGGCAGTAGAGCCACAGTCAGTGATGGCTTCCAAGCCTTCTTCTGCTTCTGCTTCCCCCAGCAACACCTACAGAACCCAAAACACTGATCAGGTTAAGTCTGGCTCGTCTATCCATGCTCCCACAAGCAATGAAGACATAATCAAGGCAATGTCTTCTTCTGCTACTTCTCCCAAGACCACTGAGCGCTTTGCTTCCAAACCTGAGGTGAAGGACGCGTGTGCAACTGAAAGTCCTTCACTTCTAACCGCATATGACatccaagaaaaaataaacagccTCTCAATACATGCCAAAGAGACACGAACTCAGAAGAGGAGGAGACGTCGAGAAAAGGCTAAGCTTTATGCCAGCTTGCGAGCTCTGTCGAATGACACAACGCCCCACGACAGCAAGGCTGATAAAACGCAGGCTAGCGTCACTGAGATTGATGAGGATGTTACTACCACTGTTGCATCCTTTAAGAACGTGAAGACGAAGTTACAGCAAAAGGATGCCTCAAGTGGCAATGATAACGAAAGTGTCAATAGTATTAGGGATATCATTGGTCACATGTTGAGGATCGTGAGTCATCCATCGTCGGCGCCAATGCCAAGACGCTCTACATCTATCAGTGACCTTGCACGTGATTTGCCGACCCCGAAGCAAGCTGCTCAATCAGTATCACTCCCAGACCTCACCATGGTGCAAACTCCAGCTCGGTTTTCTAATGGTGAACAAGCAAAACCATCTAAGCTGCGACTTGATGCACCAAAACCTCAATCGGCGCTGGTGACGTCGACAAAAACCAAGGCAGTAGAGCCACAGTCAGTGATGGCTTCCAAGCCTTCTTCTGCTTCTGCTTCCCCCAGCAACACCTACAGAACCCAAAACACTGATCAGGTTAAGTCTGGCTCGTCTATCCATGCTCCCACAAGCAATAAAGACAGAATCAAGGCAGTGTCTTCTTCTGCTGTGGCTCCAAAAACATCTGAGCGTTTTACTACCAAGCCTGGTTCGTCTATCGATGCTCCCACAGGCACGAAAGACAGAATCAAGGCAGTGTCTTCTTCTGTTACAGCTTCCAAGACATCTGAGCATTTTGCTACCAAGCCTGGTTCGTCTATCGATGCTCCTACAGGCAATAAACACAGAATCAAGGCAGTGTCTTCTTCTGTTACAGCTCCAAAGACATCTGAGCGTTTTGCTACCAAGCCTGGTTCGTCTATCGATGCTCCCACAGGCAAGAAAGACAGAATCAAGGCAGTTTCTTCTTCTGTTACAGCTTCCAAGACCACTGGGCTCTTGGTTCCGTCGGGTTTGTCTTTACATGCTCTTCCAAGAAACATAGACAGAACAAGTTCTAGTAAATCAATCTCTTCGAAGCGTTCAAGCGACTCAGGCCCTTCAGCATACACGCTAAGGGTGATAAGGGAGAACCTCAGGACCAGCAGCCTTTTAGTGACGCCCCCAGAAAGGAGCCTTCAGACGCCTGTACCACCGAAACCAACTAAagcacaaaaaagaaaagcacGCAGGGTGAAGCTGGAGATGTACCTTAGCATGAGCTTGAATACTCAAGGGGTTCATAGAAGAGGGTCATCTAATACACCAAGTGCTGCTAAACGCCCAATCAAAATGACTGAAGATGCATTCCCGACGAAGGGAACAAGTGGCGGGCGTCAGAAAGCCACGGTTATTGGTAGAGCAGATGCATCGAAGTGTCCCACTGGCTAG